One window of the Vanessa atalanta chromosome 22, ilVanAtal1.2, whole genome shotgun sequence genome contains the following:
- the LOC125072568 gene encoding uncharacterized protein LOC125072568 codes for MGGIGVGALGGAGGVLAAEVCAPLLLLCWLCCWPDDDRSESNSRQRSNELFARRFGSSAVSLHTPSTSGHTKQPLSSHRSHEEIRCRRKSHLEPADPDARYHSAPSVIDEVIHRRDWERSTKDLYIPLKSDNEFSNASDVSDKSDKDESLEETTDKVVVRTCKKHYTNIKSSRKKDLNKESLNDDIKDKDATESVSNFYIGDASDTTSPNENINEIKVEHKVKKMCKPKEAKQCLNESIRSKDIGRHRQPLVPLTEFQVAGFELNDMDDVELDRSGAMHHTVESRSSLYNTHTIPAPPPSVEAVGYEWEASYMEESGAAGVWRAPVAAPPPAGWSRARHASAGDVLAPVLRPQSGALSESDLDFELDGCDDPPPAYDEVELLASLDRKETAI; via the exons AATCAAATTCCCGACAACGCTCTAATGAGTTGTTCGCCAGACGTTTTGGGAGTAGCGCGGTGTCCTTACACACGCCCAGCACATCtg gtcACACGAAACAGCCCCTGTCTTCCCACAGGAGTCACGAGGAGATTCGGTGCAGACGAAAGTCACATTTGGAGCCAGCGGACCCCGACGCCCGCTACCACTCCGCGCCCAGCGTCATCGACGAAGTCATTCACAGAAGAGACTGGGAACGATCTACCAAAGACCTCTACATACCTCTAAAGTCGGACAATGAATTCTCCAATGCAAGCGATGTCTCCGATAAATCAGATAAAGACGAATCCTTGGAAGAGACTACGGATAAAGTAGTCGTCAGAACCTGCAAGAAACACTACACTAATATTAAATCGTCCCGGAAAAAAGATCTCAACAAAGAATCACTAAACGATGACATCAAAGACAAGGATGCCACCGAGAGCGTGTCTAACTTCTATATCGGCGACGCGAGTGACACCACGAGCCCTAATGAGAACATTAACGAAATAAAAGTCGAGCATAAGGTTAAGAAAATGTGTAAACCTAAGGAAGCTAAACAATGTCTTAACGAATCCATCAGGAGCAAGGATATAGGCAGGCACAGGCAGCCGCTGGTACCGCTCACGGAATTCCAAGTGGCCGGCTTCGAGCTAAACGACATGGACGACGTGGAGCTGGACCGGTCGGGGGCAATGCATCACACAGTCGAATCTCGGTCGAGTTTATACAACACTCATACCATACCGGCTCCACCTCCTTCCGTGG AGGCGGTTGGGTACGAGTGGGAGGCGTCGTACATGGAGGAGAGCGGCGCGGCGGGCGTGTGGCGTGCGCCGGtggccgcgccgccgcccgcgggCTGGTCGCGCGCGCGCCACGCCAGCGCCGGAGACGTGCTCGCGCCCGTGTTGCGCCCGCAGTCCGGCGCGCTCTCCG AGAGTGATCTAGATTTCGAGCTTGATGGCTGTGACGATCCTCCGCCCGCCTACGACGAGGTCGAACTGCTAGCTTCCTTGGACAGGAAGGAGACGGCTATATAG